TTTAGGCAAGCCCCGATAAGCCCTGAACAACATCAGTCCGCCGCTTTGCTCGTCTGTTTTTCCTTCGGTAATGAGTTGTTTGGCTTCCGAGAGGCACTGTGTTACCAAACGGCGTTGAGCCTCCACCAATTTTTCAATGCGGGGTTTAAGCTGGTCAAATTCGTGGCGGTCGCCCTGCTCCACCGGACCCGATATAATAAGGGGTGTTCGGGCATCGTCAATCAATACGGAGTCCACCTCGTCCACCATAGCATAGTGGTGTTTTTTCTGCACAAGTTCGCCGGGTTGTCGGCACATATTATCGCGTAGATAATCAAAGCCAAATTCGTTGTTAGTGCCGTAGGTGATGTCGGCGGCATAAGCGCGGCGGCGTGCTTCGGAATTGGGTTGGTGGCGGTCGATACAATCTACGGTAAGCCCCAAAAAGTTAAAAAGCCCTCCCATCCATTCCGAGTCGCGCAAGGAGAGATAATTATTAACGGTAACGATATGAACACCTTCGCCGGCAATTGCATTGAGGTAAGCGGGCAAAGTAGCCACGAGGGTTTTACCTTCGCCGGTAGCCATTTCCGAAATTTTTCCTTGATGCAGCACCACACCGCCAATAAGCTGCACATCGTAGTGGAGCATATCCCAAGTAATAAGATTACCCGCCGCCATCCACGCATTTTTGTAATGCGCCGTATCGCCTTCGATGATGATATGCGGGCGAATGGCAGCAAGTTGGCGGTCGAGGTCGGTAGCACGCACACTCAAAGAAGTGTTTTCTTTAAAGCGGCGGGCGGTTTGTTTTACTACCGCAAAAGCCTGCGGCAGCAACTGCATCAGCACTTCTTCAATTTTTTCGTTGCGTTGTTTATTGAGTACATCTACCTGCTTAAAGATGACCTCTTTTTCTTCGGGAGATACCTCTGGCGAGGCGGCACGCTGACGGGCGGCGGCAATTTCCTGATTTAGGCTGCTGATATAGATTTGCACCTGCTCTTTAAAAAAGAGGGTTTTCAAGCGCAGTTCATCATGGCTGATGTGTTGCAGTTTGTCATACTCCTCATTTATTTTTTTTATATAAGGTGTAAGTTCTTTTATATCTTTTTCCTTTTTATCACCCCCAAAAAGAGAAGTGATTATTTTTCCGAAAAAACTCATTGTAGATTTATAATTAATAATATGATGGAAAAATAAAAAATTTTAATAGCAATATAATTTTAAGTTCAGATTTCCTTTGGCAACAGAGCATTTAAGCAACAAGTAATCTTGGTTTATCTTTCGCCATTTTTTTGGTTTCTGACTCACAAAGGTAGGTGATTTTGCTATATTTTTTTGTTAAAAAATACCAATATACTGCGGTGCGGTATAATAGATGATATAGGTATAGTCAAAAGTTGTGCTTAAAAAAGGCTTATGTTTGCAGGAGAGGCAAAAGAATTTATTTTTCATCATAAATAATTGATAATGAAATAGATAGCAATGTTTTATTTTTTTTAAAAGCCTATAATATTGATACTAATATTTTGACAAAACAAAGAATAAATCTGCAATGATGACAGTTTTTAGCTGCCATTATGTCTGTCTAAAAAAATAGATTGCAGTATATATTATTATCAATTGCTTATCTTTACTCGCCGAAACAATAGATATGAATATACCTTCCAAATTGATAGAAAATGCCGTACAAGAGTTTTCGCGGCTGCCGGGTATCGGAAAAAAAACAGCCTTGCGCTTGGTATTGCATTTGCTCAAGCAACCCACCGAAGAGGTGAATTTTTTTACGGAAGCCATACATCGGTTGCGCCACGAAATTCGTTTTTGTGTGCATTGCCATAATGTTTCGGACGGCGAAGTGTGTGGCATTTGCGCCGACCCTCGCCGCGACGACAGCCTGCTGTGTGTGGTGGAGTCTTTGCGCGAAGTAATAGCCATAGAAAGCACGCAGCAATATCGCGGACGCTACCATGTACTGGGCGGTTTGATTTCGCCAATGGACGGCATCGGACCGGAAAAGCTGCATATTTTTTCGCTATTGGAACGCCTCAAAGCACCCGACAGCAGCGTAAAAGAACTGATTATGGCACTCAGCCCCACGATGGAGGGCGACACCACCATATTTTACATCACACGGCAGTTGGAGGGCGGCGATTTAAGAATTTCAACACTATCGCGGGGGGTGGCTTTTGGCGGCGAATTAGAATATGTGGACGAACTCACTTTGGCACGCTCTATTGCTTCGCGGCTGCCTTTTGAACAATATTTAAGCAAAACAGATTAGAAAAGTATAAAAAAAATGGAGCTTTTATTTAAAAATCTGGAACACATCGGTATTGCCGTTGCCAATTTAGAACAATCCAACGCCCTATTTACCGCCCTTATCGGCAAAGCCCCCTACAAAAGCGAAGCCGTAGCAAGCGAAGGAGTAACGACTTCTTTTTTTGAAGGCGGCAACTGCAAAATAGAACTTCTGGAAGCCACGCGCCCCGACAGCCCGATTGCGAAGTTTATCGAAAAACGCGGCGAGGGCATACACCACTTAGCCTTTGAAGTAGCCGATATAGCGGCGGCGATGGATACGCTTCGGCAGCGCGGTTTTCGGCTCTTAAACGAGCAGCCCAAAGCCGGAGCCGACAACAAACTGATTTGCTTTATTCACCCCAAAGACACCAACGGCGTATTGATAGAGCTATGTCAGGAGCGCAACGATACATAAGCACAGCGAGCATTTTCACGAAACTTTTTAGCCTGCTTTATCGTTTATCAATATCTGTAAATATATAATATGGTAACAATTATCAAATTCGTACTTTGGGTACTTTTGTTATATTATGGTTTTCGTTTGTTGGGGCAGTTGCTGTTCAAAGGAGCAATTTCGCGCCTGCAAAAAGCCGCCGAAGAACAATACCGCCGCCAAAGCGGTTATGAGCCGGAGCGTCCGGTGGGCGATATTCGTATAGAAAAAAACGGTTCGCAGCAGCAGCATTCAGGTAGCAAAAACACCACAGTTGCCGAGCAAGGCGAATATGTTGATTACGAAGAAGTGAAATAAGAAATCACGCTTAAAATCATTACAAAATCTACACCGCATAGCCCATAGCGGCGATGCGTTTGCCAAACTCCCGATGAAAAGCCGCCAACACTGTCGGCTCCATTTCCGTTTGGTAGCGTCCGCTTTGGGCTTTATTATAGTGCAAAGCCCCCAAAGTGGAGGGAGCTAAATTATCTTTTTCGTATTTTTTCAAAATATTGGTAAGCACGGCATCGCTGAGGTGTAGAGCCAGATATTTATTGACACGCTGCAAAGCCGCCAAAGGCTCTTGCTGCAAATCTTCATAAGCCACCATCACCACTTTATCGCCCAAGCGGTGGTATGCTTCCCATATTTTCAGCCAATTATCTATTTGGCGAAATGCGGTTTTTTGGTCTAAAAACTGGTAAAAAGTATGATTTTTACCTTCGGCGGCAATTTTTTTGCCGTGGTCGAGTGCCGAAACATACACATCGCGGGGGTCGCGGTAGGTATAGATGAGTTTGGCAAATTTGAATTGGAGCAAAAAACGCAAAGCCCAAGTAGGGGCGTGGTGGGTTTTGACTACAAAATCGCCGGTTTTTTCCGAAATTTTATACAAATGCCACAATTTTCTGAGCGACATTTTGCCGATATTATTGTTGTTGGGCGTTTGGATATGGTTGTACCAGCCCAAATTGAGTTGGTGTTGTTGTTTAATCTGTTCTATGGGGGGGTGTCCTGCTTCCAACAACATTTCGTTGAGCAAAAAATACATATAAGCACTCCCCGATTTTTGCATTCCGGCACTAATGAGAATCATCGTTGTTGATTAAGATAGTAGAGTATTATAAAAAAGCTGTTATTGTCAAATTTCATCTAAAATAGCTTCTTCCTGAATTTTCAGCCAAGCATTATTAAATCCTTCTCCGATAACAATAGCAACCAACTGCTCCTGTATCAATTCTAACAAAGCCAAAAACCTAAAAATAGCGTGTATGCGATTATCGCAGCAACCAAATACAAACTCAAAAGTAAGGGAGTCGCTATCGTTATTGGCATCGTTCAAAAACTCCAAAATAGCCTGCCGCTCTTGAATAATCGTATAAGGGAGCTTAACAACTTGATGTACTATTTCGTGGGTTCTTTGCTCAAAGCGCGCCAATACTTTATGAAACACCTTCATTAATTTATAAAGGCTCAGATTTTCCATTTCCATTTCGCGCCCCAAAGTTTCGTAAGCCCACAGCACTTCGCCTTGTGCATTGCCCCGCGAAAACTGCAAAGCCCGCAAAACTTCCAACTGCTTCAGTTCCTCCAGAATATGCTTAAATTTTTTATATTCAATCAATTTATTCACCAACTCTTCGCGTGGGTCAATTTCTTGTCCGGCTTCGTTGATTTCTTTGCGGGGCAGCAGCATTTTGGCTTTGATGCGCATCAGCGTAGCCGCCACCAAAATAAATTCACTGGCTACTTCTATGTTGAGGCTTTTGAGTTGATGAATATACTCCAAAAATTCCTGTGTGATTTTGGCGATGGGAATATCGTAAATATTGAGTTCGTCGCGCTCAATAAAATAGAGCAACAAATCAAAGGGTCCTTCAAAATGCTGAAGTTTGACGGTATAAGGGGCGGCAACGATAGCAGACACTTTTATATACTTTTTTTAGAGGTTTTTTTATTCAGAACACATACAGCAGCACAACAAGCAATATGCAGCAGAATAAATCACTGCAAAAATATTGCCCTTTGCTACTGCTGTATGCGATGGAATAAAAGAAAAAAAACGAGCTTACGCCAACAAAACGGCTTTGGTATCGCTCAAAATATCATTTACGGCGGCAATGTCGGCGGCTTCGGCATACACCCGCAACACCGGCTCTGTGCCCGAAGCACGAATCATCATCCACGCATCATTATCAAAATGAAACTTGTAGCCATCAATATTTTCAATGCGGCGCACCTGATATTTTCCGAACTGATGATAAACACCCTCCTGACAATTTCGCAGCACTTTTTGTTTGAGTGCTTCGTTGATGTGCAAGTCGTTGCGGTCATACACAAAAGCACCTACAATATCATATACTTCTGCGATCAGTTCGCTCAATTTTTTACCACTTACCGCCATCAATTCAAACAAGAGCAATCCCATCCAAATACCATCGCGCTCAGGAATATGTCCTTTCACGGCAATACCGCCGCTTTCTTCGCCGCCCACCAATACATCTTCTTTATTCATAATTTCGCAGATGTATTTAAAACCGATTTTGGTAATTTGGCAAGGCAAATTATAGTGCGCACACATTTTTTTCACGCGGTCGGTTACAGAAAAAGCCGCTACTACTTTACCGCTCATATTTTTATATTTTGCCATGTAATGAATAAGCAATAAAATAATATGGTGAGCATCTACAAAATTACCGCGCTCATCGTACATACCAATGCGGTCGGCATCACCATCATTGGCAAGTCCGGCGTGGTAGTTGCCCTCTTTAAGCAGTTGCGACAACTCTTGCAGATTTTTGTGCAAAGGTTCGGGAGCCCTCCCTTTGAAAGAA
Above is a genomic segment from Sphingobacteriales bacterium containing:
- the recR gene encoding recombination protein RecR; the protein is MNIPSKLIENAVQEFSRLPGIGKKTALRLVLHLLKQPTEEVNFFTEAIHRLRHEIRFCVHCHNVSDGEVCGICADPRRDDSLLCVVESLREVIAIESTQQYRGRYHVLGGLISPMDGIGPEKLHIFSLLERLKAPDSSVKELIMALSPTMEGDTTIFYITRQLEGGDLRISTLSRGVAFGGELEYVDELTLARSIASRLPFEQYLSKTD
- the mce gene encoding methylmalonyl-CoA epimerase produces the protein MELLFKNLEHIGIAVANLEQSNALFTALIGKAPYKSEAVASEGVTTSFFEGGNCKIELLEATRPDSPIAKFIEKRGEGIHHLAFEVADIAAAMDTLRQRGFRLLNEQPKAGADNKLICFIHPKDTNGVLIELCQERNDT
- a CDS encoding sulfotransferase domain-containing protein: MILISAGMQKSGSAYMYFLLNEMLLEAGHPPIEQIKQQHQLNLGWYNHIQTPNNNNIGKMSLRKLWHLYKISEKTGDFVVKTHHAPTWALRFLLQFKFAKLIYTYRDPRDVYVSALDHGKKIAAEGKNHTFYQFLDQKTAFRQIDNWLKIWEAYHRLGDKVVMVAYEDLQQEPLAALQRVNKYLALHLSDAVLTNILKKYEKDNLAPSTLGALHYNKAQSGRYQTEMEPTVLAAFHREFGKRIAAMGYAV
- a CDS encoding segregation/condensation protein A, producing MVAAPYTVKLQHFEGPFDLLLYFIERDELNIYDIPIAKITQEFLEYIHQLKSLNIEVASEFILVAATLMRIKAKMLLPRKEINEAGQEIDPREELVNKLIEYKKFKHILEELKQLEVLRALQFSRGNAQGEVLWAYETLGREMEMENLSLYKLMKVFHKVLARFEQRTHEIVHQVVKLPYTIIQERQAILEFLNDANNDSDSLTFEFVFGCCDNRIHAIFRFLALLELIQEQLVAIVIGEGFNNAWLKIQEEAILDEI
- a CDS encoding phosphoglucomutase/phosphomannomutase family protein — protein: MIKIKFGTDGWRAIIADDYTVENVARVTKAVADWLHRRFENPAVVIGHDCRFGGALFSDVATRVFCANGVKVHRAKKFASTPMVSLATVLLKAQQGIVITASHNPPSYNGYKLKDYYGGPTAPDLINEVENLIPDTPVAVPQSDLATLEAEGLLQWHDLEQMYFDEVSNKFDLAAMRRLSIAYDAMYGAGQDVLPRILPSATLLHCDFNPSFKGRAPEPLHKNLQELSQLLKEGNYHAGLANDGDADRIGMYDERGNFVDAHHIILLLIHYMAKYKNMSGKVVAAFSVTDRVKKMCAHYNLPCQITKIGFKYICEIMNKEDVLVGGEESGGIAVKGHIPERDGIWMGLLLFELMAVSGKKLSELIAEVYDIVGAFVYDRNDLHINEALKQKVLRNCQEGVYHQFGKYQVRRIENIDGYKFHFDNDAWMMIRASGTEPVLRVYAEAADIAAVNDILSDTKAVLLA